In the genome of Pusillimonas sp. T7-7, the window GGAGGCCGTGGCCGCCTGCCTGAAGCTGGCGCAAGAAGGCGATCTCGAGAACTATGGTCGCGCCAATGTTGACTTTCACTACGCCTTGTACGAAGCCTGTTGCAATCATTTCCTGGTTGAGCAGGTGCTGCTGTGCAGACGCCGCACCCAAAGCTATCGACGCAATCCGTTTCAGTTACCTGGGCGCATGCTGCAGTCGGCGCAAGATCACAAGCTGATCGCGGGAGCGATTTTGGCGGGTGATGAGTTGGGTGCACGGCAAGCCATGATCGACCATATTGCGATAAGCGGAAAAGAGTTTTCGGAATTCGTCTCGACTTTGCCCAAGGAAATGCTCGATAGCCATGATGTCGCGTACCCAGTACCCCGCGGGCATATGAAACACGGCATCTAGGCGTGACAAAACTACATTTTTTACGTACTGATAGAAGCTATTTGCCATGAAAGAAAGAAAAATCGTCACCAGAGACGAGCTTGCCGTCTTCGTGCCCATCACAACGCGTTGGATGGATAACGATGTTTATGGGCATGTGAACAACGTCACCTATTATTCCTTCTTTGATACGGCAGTGAACCAGAACCTGGTCGAAATGGGCATGCTCGATATTGCCAATAGCGATGCGGTCGGTTTGGTGGTTGAAACCGGCTGTACTTATTCTGCCTCGGTGTCATTTCCCGACAAGCTGGAAGTCGGCTTCAAGGTGGCGCATCTGGGTACAAGCAGTGTTCGCTATGAGCTGGGCTTGTTCAAGCAGGGCGAGCCCGTTGCCGCAGCCCAGGGCCACTTTGTTCATGTTTATGTTGATCGCAAAACAAGAAAGCCCGTACCTATCCCAGCGAACCTTAAGGCTGAGCTGGCCAAGCTTGCCGTATAGCCACGGCTGCAAAGACGCTTATTTCACCTCTAGGCCGTGGTACTTGCGTCCCAGTTCAACAGTGGCCTGAAAGAAGCCGGCTTTGCTGCCGC includes:
- a CDS encoding GntR family transcriptional regulator, which codes for MATERKKKTNLASEVQAALQADIDNGVLLPGDALDERLTAERFGVSRTPIREAIQQLAAEGQVQIVPRQGIFVARMSITELRAMFELMAELEGACASLAARRMLDPWRTQMQEAVAACLKLAQEGDLENYGRANVDFHYALYEACCNHFLVEQVLLCRRRTQSYRRNPFQLPGRMLQSAQDHKLIAGAILAGDELGARQAMIDHIAISGKEFSEFVSTLPKEMLDSHDVAYPVPRGHMKHGI
- a CDS encoding thioesterase family protein, producing MKERKIVTRDELAVFVPITTRWMDNDVYGHVNNVTYYSFFDTAVNQNLVEMGMLDIANSDAVGLVVETGCTYSASVSFPDKLEVGFKVAHLGTSSVRYELGLFKQGEPVAAAQGHFVHVYVDRKTRKPVPIPANLKAELAKLAV